A single window of Salvia splendens isolate huo1 chromosome 8, SspV2, whole genome shotgun sequence DNA harbors:
- the LOC121745896 gene encoding uncharacterized protein LOC121745896 encodes MRFISSSNGMPSIYISSSESKHLADHLGHAVVGKFSHSIPSALQIQKALSNMKFKMGVSWKFINAKHVLIQCEDLGDYARLLNGPRDIPVWYVDGHPMRVFKWSPDFDVFCESRIAAIWCNLIGLLIHLFDQSTLFAIGKLLGNPIQIDQATANKTWLSFTRICVEIDITKPPPEEFILDLCGRTIIQQVKWDKISSFCAECKHVGHVAAVCYATGKRERPPKKNYNEHAVRRPNGNDLNLERVPPSKTLLPPTSHTNPGHHGAI; translated from the coding sequence ATGAGGTTCATCTCTTCGAGCAACGGTATGCCCTCTATCTATATTTCTAGTTCGGAATCAAAACACTTGGCCGATCACTTGGGACATGCGGTGGTGGGGAAATTTTCTCATTCCATCCCGTCGGCCCTCCAAATCCAAAAAGCGCTTAGTAATATGAAGTTTAAGATGGGTGTCTCGTGGAAGTTTATTaatgcgaagcatgttcttatTCAATGCGAGGATCTTGGAGACTATGCCCGGTTACTAAATGGCCCGAGAGATATTCCGGTGTGGTATGTGGACGGGCACCCAATGAGAGTCTTCAAGTGGTCTCCGGATTTTGACGTCTTTTGTGAGTCTCGTATTGCTGCTATTTGGTGTAACCTCATTGGATTGCTGATCCACCTCTTTGATCAATCGACGCTTTTTGCAATTGGGAAACTCCTCGGCAATCCAATCCAAATAGATCAAGCCACCGCTAACAAGACGTGGCTGTCCTTCACCCGaatttgtgtggaaatcgacatCACCAAGCCCCCTCCGGAAGAGTTTATCCTAGACCTTTGTGGTCGGACAATAATCCAGCAAGTTAAATGGGACAAGATCTCATCCTTTTGTGCCGAATGCAAACATGTGGGCCATGTTGCGGCGGTGTGTTATGCAACCGGCAAAAGGGAGAGACCACCAAAGAAGAACTACAATGAACATGCAGTGAGAAGGCCAAATGGAAATGATCTCAACCTCGAACGCGTCCCACCATCCAAGACGTTACTTCCCCCCACCTCCCACACCAATCCCGGACATCATGGAGCCATCTAA